The Moorena producens PAL-8-15-08-1 genomic interval CCAAGACCGCGCTGCCTTCCCAAGACTGCGCTGCATCGCTTTCCGCCTCGTAGTCAGGGTTTAGACAGCCCGCCCCGTAACGCACCACCTTGTCAAACAACTTTTAGGAGATGCACCCGACTTTGAGTATGGCTCCCCCCTTTTTTAAGGGGGGCTGGGGGGGATCATAATCTTGCGGAAAACTTTGAAAACACGCCCTAAGGGGGAATCCCAAGAACGGATTGCTTACTATTTGGATGTAATCGGTCTAAGCCGCTTTGCTAATGCCTACCCCAAACAGCTGTCAGGGGGGATGAAACAACGGGTTGCGATCGCACGAGCGTTGGCTAATGAACCAGAAGTGCTGTTGATGGATGAGCCCTTTGGAGCCTTAGATGCCCAAACTAAGGAGGAATTGCAGGAATTTTTCCTTGGACTTTGGGAGAAGACCCATATTACCGTTTTGATGATTACCCATGATGTAGAAGAAGCGGTGTTCTTATCCCAGGGTATCTATGTGATGGGAGCTCATCCCGGTTGTATCCGGGATAAGATTATGATTGACTTACCCACTGTTCGTACTCTGGATACAAAGCTAACCCTGGAATTTGTGGAATTGAAACGGCAGGTAATTCAGGCTTTGCGCATTTGATCATGCTTATTAATTGGAGATAGTGGCTATTTTATTAACTCTTTTATAGTCTTTATTAAGATTAGAATAGTTGTCCAATTTATCTCCAGAAAGCCAGGTTTTGACGATATCTACGACTTCTGCTGTAGCCTCGACAGTAATCCGAGCAACAGCATTATCCCATTCTCTTTGATCCTGCCAGTCTTCTAAATCAATTGCTATTCCATCACCATCTGTGTCAATCCAAATGTGTCTTTCTGGATAATTTATGCTTTGGAAAGATAAAGTAGATAGACAGGCTTCAGCACGATTGGT includes:
- a CDS encoding ABC transporter ATP-binding protein, giving the protein MKTRPKGESQERIAYYLDVIGLSRFANAYPKQLSGGMKQRVAIARALANEPEVLLMDEPFGALDAQTKEELQEFFLGLWEKTHITVLMITHDVEEAVFLSQGIYVMGAHPGCIRDKIMIDLPTVRTLDTKLTLEFVELKRQVIQALRI